In Flavobacterium luteolum, the DNA window ATATATAAGCAGCAGTAATGCACAACAGACAGCTCCAAATCCGACTGGATTGGTAGTTACAAAAGCGATGGTAGTTTCGGCTCGCGAAGAAGCTTCAAAAATTGGTTCTGATATTATGAAAAAAGGCGGAAATGCTTTTGATGCTATGGTTGGAACAGAGTTAGCTCTTGCAGTTGCTTTTCCGTTTGCGGGAAACATCGGCGGTGGCGGATTTATGGTGTATAGAAAAGCAAATGGCGAAGTCGGTTCTTTGGATTATCGCGAAAAAGCGCCGCTAGCTGCTACAAAAGATATGTTTTTAGATAGTGAAGGAAATGTTATAAAAGGAAAAAGCACTCAAACAGCACTTGCCATTGGTGTACCAGGAACTATTGCAGGTGTTTTTGCTGTACATAAAAAATACGGTACAATGCCTATTTCTAAAATTCTTGAGCCCGTAATTGCTTTGGCAGAAAGAGGTGTTGTAGTGACCAAAAAACAAGAGAAAAGCTTAAAGGATTATCATGAAAGCATTGTAAAAATAAACGGAGAGGATTCTCCAGCATCAAAAGCTTACAAAGAAAACGATACCATCAAATATCCAGCTTTAGCCAAAACTTTAAAAAGAATTCAGAAAAAAGGAAGAAACGAATTTTATAAAGGTGAAACGGCAAAAATCTTAGTCAATTATCTTAAGGAAAAAGGCGGTATTATTACCATGCAAGATTTAGCCAAATATGAAGCCAAATGGAGAAAACCTTTACAATTTACTTATAAAGATTTAAAAATCACTTCAATGGCTCCGCCAAGCAGCGGCGGAATCTGTCTGGCTCAAATCTTAAAAATGCTAGAGCCCTATGATTTAGCCAAAATGGGACATAATTCTGCAGAAGCAATTCAGGTAATTGTCGAAGCTGAAAGAAGAGCTTATGCCGATAGGAGTTATTTTTTAGGCGATCCAGATTTTGTCAAAATTCCGATGAAAGAATTATTAAATGAAAACTATCTTCGTGAAAGAATGGCTAGTTTTAATCCGGAAAAAGCAACTTTGTCTAGCGAAATAAAAGAAGGAAAAGTAAATTATGCCGAAAGTACTGAAACTACACATTATTCGATTGTAGACCAATTCGGAAATGCTATTGCTGCGACAACAACCTTAAATGATGGTTATGGTTCTAAATATTATTGTGATGAACTTGGTTTCTTTTTAAACAATGAAATGGACGATTTTAGTGCTAAACCTGGTTCTCCAAATATGTTTGGTCTGGTTGGAAATGAAGCCAACAGCATTGCTCCACAAAAACGAATGCTAAGTTCTATGACGCCAACAATTGTAGAAAAAAACGGAAAACTTTTTATGGTAGTTGGAACACCAGGAGGTTCAACTATTATAACTTCAGTTTTGCAGACTATTTTAAACGTTTACGAATATAATTTAAGTATGCAAGAAGCAGTTAATGCTCCGCGTTTTCATCATCAGTGGCTTCCAGATTTAATTACTTTCGAGCCTAATACTTTTGCATCCAAAACCATAGATAACCTTAAAGCTAAAAGTTACATTATCAACGAAAAACCAACTCCAATTATAGGAAAAGTAGATGCTATTTTGGTTTTACCTGACAATAAATTAGAAGGAGGAGCTGACTTTAGAGGCGACGATAAAGCCGTTGGTTTTTAATAGTCCTAAGTTTTTATTTTTTTAATCTAACATTATAACCTAATTTTGTAAGAACGATAATTTTAAAACAGAATGCTAAAAAAATATTTCAGAAGACTCGAAAGCATCATTGCTTTGGCACAATCCTTAATGACTCCAAAGCAGTTTCTTTTTTTGTCAAGCGTTCTTATCGGAATATCTTGTTCCCTTGCGGTTATCGTGCTTAAAACTTTCGCACATAGCGTATTCTCTTTTGCCACCTATATTAATGGAATCCTAAAATTGAGTTTCATTAACAGTATTCTGCCTATCATCGGTATTACATTAACGGTTTTCGTAGTAAATAAAGTTCTTAATGGAAGTATCCAAAAAGGGACTTCACAAATCTTATATGCAGTTGCCAAAAAAGCTAGTATTATTCCAAGAAAGCAGATGTATGCCCAAATTGTGACGAGTTCGTTAACGGTAGGTTTAGGAGGTTCTGCTGGTTTAGAGAGTCCAATCGTAATTACTGGAGCAGCATTTGGTTCCAATTATGCCCAGAATTATAAGATGCAGTATAAGGATCGAACTTTATTAATTGGATGCGGAGTTGCGGCTGGAATCGCAGCAGCATTTAACGCCCCAATTGCAGGAGTTCTTTTTGCTATTGAAGTTTTATTGGTAGATGTCAGTATTTCTGCTTTTACTCCCATTATGATTTCTGCTGCGACAGGCGCTTTGGTTTCAGCAATTGTTTTGGATGAAAGCATTCTTTTAAGTTTCAAAAAACAAGAAACATTTGATTATCACAACATTCCATTTTATGTTATTTTAGGTGTGCTTACTGGATTAGCAGCAATTTACTATTCAAGAAATTTTCAGAGAGTAGAGCATTATTTTGCGAAACAGCAAATCAATCCTTATAGAAAAGCTTTAATTGGTTCATCTCTATTAGCTTTATTAATTTTTATTTTTCCGACTCTGTTTGGTGAGGGATACGAAAGTATCAAAACCTTATCTGAAACCGATCCAGGAAAATTATTGGACAACACATTATTTGCTGATTTCAGAAATAATCAGTGGGTTTTACTTTTATTTATTGGAGCCACTATGATGGTTAAAGTATTTGCTTCAGGATTAACCCTAGGAAGTGGTGGAAATGGAGGAAACTTCGCTCCTTCTTTATTCTTAGGATCTTATTTAGGATATTTCTTCTCTAAGCTAGTTACGATGATAGGTTTATCAAAACTTCCTATAAGTAATTTTACTATGGTCGGAATGGCTGGAATTTTAAGTGGTTTATTTCACGCGCCTTTAACTGCAATCTTCTTAATTGCAGAAATTACAGGAGGTTACGGATTAATGATTCCGCTGATGATCGTTTCTTCAATCAGTTTTGCCATTTCTAAACGTTTTGAAAAATATTCGCTTGACGTAAAAGGATTAGCCAAAAAAGGCCATGCCTTTACAAGCAATAAAGATTCTAATATTTTATCGACTTTAGATATCGACTCAATTATTCAATGCGATTATCTGACTGTTCATCCAGATGAAAATATGAGCAAGTTGGTAGACCTTATTTCGCATTCTAACCAAGTAGTTTTTGCAGTAGTAAACAATGATAAAGATTTGGTCGGAGTAGTTCATTTTAACGATATTCGAGAAATTATATTTAATTCTTACCGCGTAAAATATACTTTCATTAGAGATGTAATGAAAGCACCAGCTGCCACAATTTCTACACTTGACAGTATGGAAATCGTAATGCGTAAATTTGAAACTACCAAATCTGCTTTTCTACCTGTTCTAAGAGATGGAAAATACCACGGATTCATTTCAAAATCGATAGCACTTGAAGCTTATAGAACAAAACTTCGTTCTATGACGATTGAATAATCTTAATATCGGATACGTTAAAAATTTTATTTATCCGATATTAAGAAGTACCTTTGTAGGATTATGCTTAATATTGACCTAACATACCGAGAAGAATTTCAATCAACCTTTCATCGATTGTACCAAAAAAGGCAAGAACTGCAAAATAGCAGACCATTGCCCAATATCGCCTTGAATAAAATAAGAGAGAGCCTTTCTCTAGAATGGACTTATAATTCTAATAGCATTGAAGGAAATACACTCAGTCTCAGAGAAACTCAAATGGTTATTCAAGAAGGAATTACCATCAAAGGAAAATCACTTCGTGAACATTTTGAAACTCATAATCATGATAAAGCCATTGATTACCTATACTCCATTGTAGATGAAAATTACAAACTAAGAAGTATAGACATTCTTTCTATTCATGGTTTGGTAATGCGCTCTATCGAAGAAGATTTTGCAGGAAGAATTCGTAACGGAGGAGTTCGAATTTCAGGAGCTAATTTTATGCCTCCAAATGCCAATAAAGTCTCCGATTATTTAGACGAACTAATTGAGTTTATTAATACAAATCCGCTTGGTTTAAATGATATTGAACTCGCTACAATATATCATCACAAATTAGTCTGGATTCATCCTTTTTTTGATGGAAATGGGCGCACAGTTCGTTTAAGCATGAATTTATTGTTGATGCGATGTGGTTTTCCGCCAGCTATTATTCTTAAAAATGACAGAAAAAAATATTACGAAGCGCTTAATCAAGCTAATAACGGTAATTATCAGAAACTAACCCTTTTAATGTGCCAAGCCCTCGAAAGAACACTCAATATTTATCTGGGTGCGATGCCAGGAAGCACTTATGACTATCAATCTATTCAAAATATTGTTAGTGAACCAAATACGCCTTACGGCCAGGAATATGTAAGTTTATTGGCCAGAACAGGCAAAATTGATGCTTACAAAGAAGGCCGAAACTGGTACACCACCAAAGAAGCAATAGAAAACTATATGGCAACCCGAAAAAGAAAACGCTAGTTTAAACTAGCGTTTTTTGTTACTAATTGTAACATAAAGTTTTGCTATCGAGCACTAAAAGAACAAATCAAAGTGGTAACTTTGCGTTTTGCTCAAAATTATGTTAGATAAAGACAATACTATTGAAGTTCTTGGCGCAAGAGTTCATAATCTAAAAAATATCGATATATCCATTCCGCGTGAAAAACTGGTTGTAATTACTGGTTTATCAGGTTCGGGAAAATCTTCTTTGGCATTTGATACTATTTATGCTGAAGGTCAGCGTCGTTATGTTGAAACTTTTTCAGCTTACGCCAGACAATTCCTTGGCGGATTAGAACGTCCTGATGTAGATAAAATAGATGGACTTTCTCCTGTAATCGCGATTGAACAAAAAACAACCAGTAAGAGTCCGCGTTCTACAGTTGGAACTATTACTGAAATTTACGATTTCCTAAGGCTTTTATACGCACGTGGCGCAGATGCCTACAGTTATAACACAGGCGAAAAAATGGTTTCGTATTCTGATGAACAGATTAAAGATCTGATTATTCAGGATTATAACGGAAAACGAATTAATATTCTTGCTCCAGTTATTAAAGCCAGAAAAGGTCATTATGCTGAGCTTTTCCAACAGATTACCAAACAAGGATTCTTAAAAGTTCGTGTAAACGGAGACGTTCAGGATTTAGTAGCCGGAATGAAACTGGATCGTTACAAAACGCACGATATCGAAATTGTGGTGGACAGAATGGTGATTGAGGACAATCCAGATACTCAAAAAAGATTATCTGAAAGTATCAATACAGCGATGCATCACGGTGAAGATGTCTTGATGATTTTAGATCAGGATTCTAATGAGGTTCGTTATTTCAGTAGAAATTTAATGTGTCCTACAACAGGAATTTCATATCAAAATCCAGAACCAAATTTATTTTCGTTCAACTCTCCAAAAGGAGCTTGTCCACATTGCAACGGATTGGGAACGGTACACGAAATCAATGTTAAGAAGATTATTCCAAATCCGAAATTATCTATAAAAGCTGGTGGTTTTGCTCCCCTTGGAGAATATAAATCTTCTTGGATCTTTAAACAATTGGAAACCATTGGAGAAAAATTCGGATTTAAAATAACCGATCCAATCGAGAAAATTCCGGAAGAAGCGATGCAAATGATTTTGTATGGCGGAAAAGATAAATTTTCTATCAACTCAAAAGATCTTGGCGTTACAAGAGAATATAAAATCGATTTTGAAGGAATTTCCAATTTCATTAAAAATCAATACGATGAAAGTGCTACAACCAGCATAAAACGTTGGGCAAAAGATTTTATGGACGAAATTAATTGTCCTGTTTGCGACGGTTCGCGTCTTAAAAAAGAAGCATTATTTTTTAGGGTAAATGAAAAAAATATCACCGAATTGTGTGATATGGATATTTCAGATTTAACTGCTTGGTTTCAAGATTTAAATAGCCATTTGACAGACAAACAGCTTTTAATTGCTTCTGAAGTGGTAAAAGAAATCAAAGACCGCTTGAACTTCCTGATGAATGTCGGTTTGAATTATTTAGCTTTAAGCCGAAGTTCAAAATCGCTTTCTGGAGGTGAAGCACAGCGTATTCGTCTAGCAACTCAAATTGGTTCTCAGCTGGTTGGAGTTCTTTATATTTTGGATGAACCGAGTATTGGTCTACACCAAAGAGATAATGAAAAACTTATTCATTCTCTCGAACAATTACGCGATATCGGAAACTCAGTTATTGTGGTCGAACATGATAAAGACATGATCGAAACGGCTGACTATGTAATTGATATTGGCCCAAAAGCCGGAAAATACGGTGGAGAAATCATCAGTATAGGAACTCCTAAAGAAACTTTAGCTTCAGACACTATAACCGCTCAATATTTGAACGGTAAAATGAAGTTTGATATTCCGAAGAAAAGAAGAAAAGGAAATGGTAAATTCTTGAAACTGACTGGTGCAACAGGAAACAATCTTAAAAACGTTTCGATTGAAATTCCGTTAGGGCAATTAACCTGCGTTACGGGAGTTTCTGGAAGCGGAAAATCTACTTTGATTAATGAAACGCTTTATCCGATTTTAAATGCGTATTATTTTAATGGTGTAAAAAAACCGCAACCTTACAAAAAGATTGAAGGTTTAGAACACATTGATAAAGTTATTGATATTGACCAAAGTCCGATTGGAAGAACACCACGTTCGAATCCAGCAACTTATACGGAGGTTTTCACAGAAATTAGAAATCTGTTTACCATGACTTCTGAAAGTATGATTCGAGGTTATAAAGCGGGTCGTTTCAGCTTTAACGTGAAAGGCGGACGCTGCGAAACCTGCGAAGGTTCTGGTGTAAGAACAATAGAAATGAACTTTTTACCAGACGTTTATGTAGAATGCGAAACTTGTCAAGGAAAACGCTTCAACAGAGAGACTTTAGAAATTAGATATAAAGGAAAATCAATTTCTGATGTTTTGGATATGACAGTTGATGAAGCGGTTCCGTTTTTTGAAAATATTCCGAAGATTTACAGAAAAATCAAAACCATTCAAGATGTTGGTTTAGGTTATATTACGCTTGGTCAGCAAAGCACAACTCTTTCTGGCGGTGAAGCGCAACGTATAAAACTGGCGGGAGAATTGTCTAAAAAAGATACTGGAAATACATTTTATATTCTAGACGAACCAACAACAGGTTTACATTTTGAAGACATTCGCGTGTTGATGGAAGTAATCAATAAATTGGTTGATAAAGGAAATACTATTTTGATCATCGAGCACAATATGGACGTTATAAAACTTGCCGATTATATTATTGATATTGGTCCAGAAGGTGGAAAAGGCGGGGGACAATTGGTTGCCAAAGGTACTCCAGAAGAAGTGGCTCAGAATAAAAAGAGCTATACAGCTAAGTTTTTGAAAAAAGAGCTAGAGTAATAAGAATATCTTTGTCAAAGTTTGAAACTTTGACAAATATTTAAATATTTTAACAATTTAACAATAATTATTTTATATTTTAGCTTTAAAAAAGCGAAATATGAAAACCACCGTATTATTTATTATAATATCGATATTCTCACTTAACTCCTATTCTCAGTCTCAAAAAGACAGCCTCAATAAAGTTGTTCAAGAACGAATTAAAAACATAGAGGAAGATCAATCCGAAAACCCCTATTACAGCCAGCAAGAACTCGAAGACAATTATAAAAACGAAATTAATACCTTTCTGGCTTTAGCTCAACCAAGTGAAAATAGTGATTTAGCAAATCATTTCAAGGTCTACTTGGAAAAAAGACTTCTCAAAAAAATAGATTTTTCGACAATTAAGTGGTCTGCTTTTTATAAAGAAATTTCAAAGAATAAAACAACTCTTAGCGTTCGATTAACTTTTGAATTAAGCAAAACAGGTAAAGCAACAAACTGCCGTATCAATACCAAAGACAAAGAATTAGAAAAAAACATTATCGAAGTTTTCAAAAAATTTCCATTAGAAAAACTGGGAATAAAAGAGAGTGATAAATTAGGAAAAATCAGCGTGCAGCTATTTACTAAGGAAGATAATGAAGTTGTTATAAAAGCAAGTCAATTTGCTGTAGTTGATGTACCTCCAATACTAAAAGGATGTGAAGATGCTTCGTTATACTGGCAATTAAATAAATGTCTTTACGACAGATTATATGATTACATTTTAAAAAACATTTCATTAAAAACGCTTAATAATCAAGAATTAAGAGGTGAAATCATATTCAGACCACGTTTTACAATTAATAGCAAAGGAAAAATTATAAACGTAAATTCTATTGCACCAAACAAAGTGATTAAAGACGAAATTGATCGTGTTATATTATCCTTTAATGAAACAATAGAACCCGGCAAAAGAAATAATGTTCCTAAAAATACCTATTGTGATACGTTCCGTACTATTACAATAGAAAATTTGAAATAGTATTTTTTTTTGATATAAAAGGTCAACAATCCAATCATTTATTGAAATTACGGAAGATCATATTTGAAATTATAATTAATTTTGATTCAAATTTAATTCATTGATAATGAAACAAAAACCCCATATTCATCATTATCGCAACATTACTTTTGGATTATAATTCCTGTTTTTTATAACAATTCTAGAAAAAAGCGTTAATTTAGTGTCCGCTTTTTTTGAAAAATTCACGCTTTTTAAAGAAAACATGTTTCGATTAAACTGAATGTTTATTTGAAAGCAACTGCCCTAGCCCTGATGGGAGCGGCATCCTTTTGTGGCGGGGTTCGCCACAAAAGATATAGTGGACAGCGGGAAACAGCTCCTAACTCCGACTATACTCAGGATGACAAATACAGGGACAAAAACATAAATAAAATAATAAATTAAAATACCTAAAATGAGATTAGAAGATTTTGATAATGATGAAGATAAAGTAATTCAGGATCGTTTGAAACAAAGAACGTGGAATGAAATTAAAACCAATGACAGCTGGGCAATTTTTAAAATTATGTCTGAGTTTGTAAATGGTTATGAAGCAATGGGACGTATTGGTCCTTGTGTTTCAATTTTTGGATCGGCGAGAACAAAACCAGAAGATAAATATTATCAATTGGCAGAAAAAATTGCCTACAAAATCAGTAAAGCAGGTTACGGTGTGATTACAGGAGGTGGTCCCGGAATTATGGAAGCTGGAAATAAAGGAGCGCATTTGGGCGGAGGAACTTCGGTTGGCTTAAATATCGAGCTACCGTTTGAACAGCATTTTAATCCGTATATTGATCATGATAAAAACCTGAATTTCGACTATTTCTTTGTGAGAAAAGTAATGTTCGTAAAATATTCGCAAGGTTTTGTGGTTATGCCAGGAGGTTTCGGAACTTTAGACGAAATGTTTGAAGCTATCACTTTGATTCAGACTAAGAAAATTGGAAAGTTCCCAATCATCTTGGTTGGAGTAGAATTCTGGTCTGGCTTGATTGAATGGGTTAAAACTGTTTTGGTGGAAAAAATGCATACAGTAAGCCCTGAAGATTTGAATTTATTTAAAATTGTAGATACTGAAGACGAAGTTGTTGAGGCATTGGATAAATTCTACAAAAAGTACGATTTAAGTCCGAATTTCTAATTTCCGAACCATATAAGCGTAGCGTTTAAAGCAATCTTTTTAAATAAACTTATATCACTTATATGGTTAAAATATACTGCAAATACGCAAAAATTGAAAGCTGTTTTTTTAAACAGCTTTTTTTATACTATTTTTACAAAAATCCGTAACTTCAATACATCGTAACATAAGTATGTCTGATAATTTTTAAGCCAATATTTGAAAGCACTTTATAAAATTATTTGCCTCGTTTTGGTTTTATCATTTTCGATAAAACTAACTGCACAACATCAATCTAAGATGGAAGTGGCGGTAAATCTCGAGCTTAAAACACTTAACATAAAACAGGATATTACCTATCATAATAATACAAACGACACTTTGGTTTCGATTGTTCTTAATGATTGGAATAATGCTTATGCAGACAAAAACACACCATTGGCTAAACGTTTTTCTGACGAATTTTACAGAGG includes these proteins:
- the ggt gene encoding gamma-glutamyltransferase; the protein is MKKITILIALLYISSSNAQQTAPNPTGLVVTKAMVVSAREEASKIGSDIMKKGGNAFDAMVGTELALAVAFPFAGNIGGGGFMVYRKANGEVGSLDYREKAPLAATKDMFLDSEGNVIKGKSTQTALAIGVPGTIAGVFAVHKKYGTMPISKILEPVIALAERGVVVTKKQEKSLKDYHESIVKINGEDSPASKAYKENDTIKYPALAKTLKRIQKKGRNEFYKGETAKILVNYLKEKGGIITMQDLAKYEAKWRKPLQFTYKDLKITSMAPPSSGGICLAQILKMLEPYDLAKMGHNSAEAIQVIVEAERRAYADRSYFLGDPDFVKIPMKELLNENYLRERMASFNPEKATLSSEIKEGKVNYAESTETTHYSIVDQFGNAIAATTTLNDGYGSKYYCDELGFFLNNEMDDFSAKPGSPNMFGLVGNEANSIAPQKRMLSSMTPTIVEKNGKLFMVVGTPGGSTIITSVLQTILNVYEYNLSMQEAVNAPRFHHQWLPDLITFEPNTFASKTIDNLKAKSYIINEKPTPIIGKVDAILVLPDNKLEGGADFRGDDKAVGF
- a CDS encoding chloride channel protein, producing MLKKYFRRLESIIALAQSLMTPKQFLFLSSVLIGISCSLAVIVLKTFAHSVFSFATYINGILKLSFINSILPIIGITLTVFVVNKVLNGSIQKGTSQILYAVAKKASIIPRKQMYAQIVTSSLTVGLGGSAGLESPIVITGAAFGSNYAQNYKMQYKDRTLLIGCGVAAGIAAAFNAPIAGVLFAIEVLLVDVSISAFTPIMISAATGALVSAIVLDESILLSFKKQETFDYHNIPFYVILGVLTGLAAIYYSRNFQRVEHYFAKQQINPYRKALIGSSLLALLIFIFPTLFGEGYESIKTLSETDPGKLLDNTLFADFRNNQWVLLLFIGATMMVKVFASGLTLGSGGNGGNFAPSLFLGSYLGYFFSKLVTMIGLSKLPISNFTMVGMAGILSGLFHAPLTAIFLIAEITGGYGLMIPLMIVSSISFAISKRFEKYSLDVKGLAKKGHAFTSNKDSNILSTLDIDSIIQCDYLTVHPDENMSKLVDLISHSNQVVFAVVNNDKDLVGVVHFNDIREIIFNSYRVKYTFIRDVMKAPAATISTLDSMEIVMRKFETTKSAFLPVLRDGKYHGFISKSIALEAYRTKLRSMTIE
- a CDS encoding Fic family protein is translated as MLNIDLTYREEFQSTFHRLYQKRQELQNSRPLPNIALNKIRESLSLEWTYNSNSIEGNTLSLRETQMVIQEGITIKGKSLREHFETHNHDKAIDYLYSIVDENYKLRSIDILSIHGLVMRSIEEDFAGRIRNGGVRISGANFMPPNANKVSDYLDELIEFINTNPLGLNDIELATIYHHKLVWIHPFFDGNGRTVRLSMNLLLMRCGFPPAIILKNDRKKYYEALNQANNGNYQKLTLLMCQALERTLNIYLGAMPGSTYDYQSIQNIVSEPNTPYGQEYVSLLARTGKIDAYKEGRNWYTTKEAIENYMATRKRKR
- the uvrA gene encoding excinuclease ABC subunit UvrA; this translates as MLDKDNTIEVLGARVHNLKNIDISIPREKLVVITGLSGSGKSSLAFDTIYAEGQRRYVETFSAYARQFLGGLERPDVDKIDGLSPVIAIEQKTTSKSPRSTVGTITEIYDFLRLLYARGADAYSYNTGEKMVSYSDEQIKDLIIQDYNGKRINILAPVIKARKGHYAELFQQITKQGFLKVRVNGDVQDLVAGMKLDRYKTHDIEIVVDRMVIEDNPDTQKRLSESINTAMHHGEDVLMILDQDSNEVRYFSRNLMCPTTGISYQNPEPNLFSFNSPKGACPHCNGLGTVHEINVKKIIPNPKLSIKAGGFAPLGEYKSSWIFKQLETIGEKFGFKITDPIEKIPEEAMQMILYGGKDKFSINSKDLGVTREYKIDFEGISNFIKNQYDESATTSIKRWAKDFMDEINCPVCDGSRLKKEALFFRVNEKNITELCDMDISDLTAWFQDLNSHLTDKQLLIASEVVKEIKDRLNFLMNVGLNYLALSRSSKSLSGGEAQRIRLATQIGSQLVGVLYILDEPSIGLHQRDNEKLIHSLEQLRDIGNSVIVVEHDKDMIETADYVIDIGPKAGKYGGEIISIGTPKETLASDTITAQYLNGKMKFDIPKKRRKGNGKFLKLTGATGNNLKNVSIEIPLGQLTCVTGVSGSGKSTLINETLYPILNAYYFNGVKKPQPYKKIEGLEHIDKVIDIDQSPIGRTPRSNPATYTEVFTEIRNLFTMTSESMIRGYKAGRFSFNVKGGRCETCEGSGVRTIEMNFLPDVYVECETCQGKRFNRETLEIRYKGKSISDVLDMTVDEAVPFFENIPKIYRKIKTIQDVGLGYITLGQQSTTLSGGEAQRIKLAGELSKKDTGNTFYILDEPTTGLHFEDIRVLMEVINKLVDKGNTILIIEHNMDVIKLADYIIDIGPEGGKGGGQLVAKGTPEEVAQNKKSYTAKFLKKELE
- a CDS encoding TIGR00730 family Rossman fold protein, with amino-acid sequence MRLEDFDNDEDKVIQDRLKQRTWNEIKTNDSWAIFKIMSEFVNGYEAMGRIGPCVSIFGSARTKPEDKYYQLAEKIAYKISKAGYGVITGGGPGIMEAGNKGAHLGGGTSVGLNIELPFEQHFNPYIDHDKNLNFDYFFVRKVMFVKYSQGFVVMPGGFGTLDEMFEAITLIQTKKIGKFPIILVGVEFWSGLIEWVKTVLVEKMHTVSPEDLNLFKIVDTEDEVVEALDKFYKKYDLSPNF